TCATCTGGCCCAGTCTTCACCGGTCGCGATCGCCACGATCAGGAAGTTCGGTCCCATCCGCGTCGAGCGCGTCCGGCACTTCATCCTCGACGTGCTGGCGCGCTGGCTTCCGGGCGCGCGGGAGATGCACACACCCGAGGCCACGCGGGCGCGGCGGCTCGGCCGGCTGCGCGGGCTGCCGGCCGGATGCCTGCCCCTCGCGGCGGATCAGATCGCGGCGCTCCGCTTCGCGGACGCATCCTGTGCGGACATCGCCACGTGTTCGCGTCTCGGGCTCCTCCGGACAGGCGCCGTGACATCCGGTGACGTGGACCACGTCGTCGCCACGCTCACCCGCCTCGCTCGGGCGCCCGATCCGGTTCCTCCGCGTCCCCTGGAGGAGGCCCGGGCGGCACCGTCGTGCGACGCCGCGAGCGCGGCGGCCCGTCGCGCCGCCCTGCTGGCGGGGCAGGATCGCGAATGGGACGAGGCCGCACCGATCGCGCGCCGGCCTCAAACCTGACGACCCGTCCGGATCCGGAATCGATTTCTCGCGGCGAGACCTAGCAGGGCCGCGCCCTGCCACGGTTCGATCCGACGCGGCGCTGTTCCTGTCCTCGAGGCAGTTCCGCGCATCCTCGAAGACGTCGCGATCGGCCCCTCCGATTGGAGTCATCACCGGCAACCCTTGCGCCGCCGTATCTCCACACCATCTACAGACCATCCAACCGGATGGCGTATGGATGGATTTCATGGCCGACAAGGTGCACGATCTGCGACCCAGGCTGCCGGACAGCGAGAAGATCACGCTCAACCTCGGTTTCGTCGACCTCGGCCATATCGACCTGATGGTGCGCGACGGCTTCTACGCCAACCGTGCCGATTTCATCCGCACCGCCGTGCGCAATCAGATCGAGCGCCAGGGCGAGGCCGTCAGGCAATCGGTCAGCCGGAAGCAGCTCAGCCTCGGCCTGTCGCACTACACGAAGCAGGCGCTCGAGGCGGCGCGCGACGCGGGCGCGCCGCTGCACATCCAGGTGCTCGGGCTGGCCAGCATCGCCCTCGACGTCACGCCCGAACTGGCGCGCGCCGCCATCGCCTCGGTCGAGGTGCTCGGCGCCTTCCAGGCCAGTCCCGCGGTCAAGGCGGCGCTCGCCGACCGGACGGCCTGACGGCGCCACCTCTCCCCGCCGACGCGGCCGGACCCCGCCGCGCCCGCTTCCCACTCAGCCAGGACCCGTCCGATGGATCACGCCACGAAGACCGCCTTCACGCGCTTCGCGTTCCCAAAGGTCGACCCGGCCCGTGCCGCCCGCGCCGCGGAGGCGATGGCCAGGCTTCAGGAGCGCCAGGCCGCCGCCTTCAGGCTGTGGTCGGGGGCGGCCCGGAGCGCCGCCGAGACGGGTGCGCCGAGCGCGGACGCGGCCGACATCCTCGACATGGTCGCGCCCTCCGCTCCCGGCGAAGCCTGGGTCGCGCCGGAGACGGCCGGAGAACGTCCGGGCCGCCATCCCCACGCCGGATCCGCGGGCAACATCGCCGGCACCGTGATGCGCACCGTCCAGGAGGCGCTGGCGAAGGCCGGCATCGGTGCGGATCGCGACGGGCGGGACGGCGCGACGCCGGCCGCGCCTCGGCTTCCGGAGGGGGCACGCTTCGAGGCCCGCACCTTCACCGGCGCGGCCGGGACCCGAAACTACAAGGTCTACGTACCGAGCGGCTACACCGGCCAGGCTCTGCCCGTCGTGGTGATGCTGCACGGCTGCACGCAGAACCCGGACGACTTCGCCGCAGGCACGCGGATGAACGCGGTCGCGGAGGCGCGCAGCGTCCTGGTGGTCTATCCGGAGCAGCCGCGCTCGGCCAACATGCAGCGGTGCTGGAACTGGTACGAGCCCGGTGACCAGCAGCGGGAGGGCGGCGAGCCCGCCCTGATCGCCGGCATCGTCCGGCAGGTGATCGCGGAGTTCTCGGCCGATGACAGGCGGGTCTACGCGGCGGGCCTGTCGGCGGGCGGGGCCGCCGCCGCGATCCTGGCGATGACCTACCCCGACCTGTTCGCGGCGATCGGCGTCCATTCCGGTCTGGCCTGCGGCTCCGCGCGGGACGTGCCCTCGGCCTTCGCGGCCATGAAGGGGGACGGCGCGCGCGCGACGGGACAACGCCACGCCGTGCCGCTGATCGTGTTCCACGGCGACCGCGACCGCACGGTGCACGCGGCCAACGGCGATCGCGTGGCCGCGCAGGGGCCGTCGGACCCGGAACTCCGCACAGCGGTGACCCAGGGCCGGACACCGGACGGGGTGGACTACACCCGCACCGTCCGTTCGGACGCGTCCGGCCGCGCCATCGTGGAGCAGTGGGTTCTGCACGGAGCCGGGCACGCGTGGTCGGGCGGCAGCCCGGCCGGCTCGTTCACCGACCCGCGCGGACCGGACGCGAGCCAGGAGATGATCCGCTTCTTCCTGGAGCACGCGCGCGCCGCCGGTGCCAGACCCTGAATGTTGCCGGCCGGTCGGCCGCATCGGCCCGGCCGGATCACGGGACAGACCGCTTCGATCGCAACCGGTCGGCGCGCTCGCGCCCGTCCCGATCATCCAACGGGCGCTGGGCGCAGGTCTCGAGCGGGCCCGCCGCGTCGCGCGCCGGGCGGGACGCCCGTCCGGTCAGGGCTATCTTTGTCGGCCGTGAGAGCGCAGAGTGTTGCCATCACCGGATCGGTTGATCCAGGCTCCGGTGGCTGAGGGT
This genomic window from Methylobacterium oryzae contains:
- a CDS encoding alpha/beta hydrolase family esterase, translating into MDHATKTAFTRFAFPKVDPARAARAAEAMARLQERQAAAFRLWSGAARSAAETGAPSADAADILDMVAPSAPGEAWVAPETAGERPGRHPHAGSAGNIAGTVMRTVQEALAKAGIGADRDGRDGATPAAPRLPEGARFEARTFTGAAGTRNYKVYVPSGYTGQALPVVVMLHGCTQNPDDFAAGTRMNAVAEARSVLVVYPEQPRSANMQRCWNWYEPGDQQREGGEPALIAGIVRQVIAEFSADDRRVYAAGLSAGGAAAAILAMTYPDLFAAIGVHSGLACGSARDVPSAFAAMKGDGARATGQRHAVPLIVFHGDRDRTVHAANGDRVAAQGPSDPELRTAVTQGRTPDGVDYTRTVRSDASGRAIVEQWVLHGAGHAWSGGSPAGSFTDPRGPDASQEMIRFFLEHARAAGARP
- a CDS encoding CopG family transcriptional regulator; translated protein: MADKVHDLRPRLPDSEKITLNLGFVDLGHIDLMVRDGFYANRADFIRTAVRNQIERQGEAVRQSVSRKQLSLGLSHYTKQALEAARDAGAPLHIQVLGLASIALDVTPELARAAIASVEVLGAFQASPAVKAALADRTA